acatcctcatcatcatcttcttttTCTTCATTGTTGGTGTTGTTGTCGTTCACTtgtggaggtggagaaggaggtcgaGGTGGATCATCTTGATGTACTTCCTCATTTCCTTCGTCTTGACGTGttccacttgtggatgcctccaTGTCAACTTGTGGTTCACCTTGATGTGAAGTTGAGGCTTCCACTTGAATGGATGAAGTGCCCTCCTTCACCACAGAGATTTTGCAAggccatctcagtgagaccgagatccgtatcggtgtgactaaactgttagggtttctggcagtggctatgtcaaatgaactcggtggatCCGGGTAGAAAGAATCGGTGAGGCCGAGTTGGTATttgggttttggacatatttggatggacaaagtggctgagggttttggagcaatatccctaagcatttgagcaagtagaccattaaccAACACATCATCCcattttaatagtattggcttttctatggactcaatgtgatcttggatcactaaaatacaAATGAAGAGGTCTTGAGCTttagccaatctttgtccttagcattttgaaggggtccacatcctcttgtccttgccactccattgttgaactcatctgaaatatactagatgaaacTATTAGTCCAATTTTAGATATGTTGAccttaattaccaaaatcacccagggagcacttgtgctttcaactGGGGTAGGAGCTCCTCCTCGACGGTGTCACCGGCGACTCGAGTAGGCCACTGCAACTTCGAGCCGGCTCGCGGCCACACGACGGACCATCGACGGtgtagatccgagcggctagaggaggagcCACAGCCTGCATGTGGCCTTGCGGCCCTGCCAGGGCCTTCCGGCCCGgtgcccggccagtccatggcGCGGCGCGGCCTCCCACAGCCGGGCGAGCTCAAGACCAACCGGATCCGCCCCAAATCCGGCCGGCGGGTGCGCAAATCAGGTggccgtggttgggtagctcgGGGGCGTCGAGGGAAGGGGCTGGGCGAGCGCGCGTCCGAGCTGCATAGCTGcaatggcagcggcggcggcggcgagggaagaGTGGGGAAGAGCGGAGAAGAgtggaggcggtgcggccggaGGGAGGGAGGTGGGCGGATTGAAAAAGGCGCCCCTGTGCCACCGACGGGCGGGCCAGGGGAGGACACGCGCAGACGCCCCGCCCGTCCGTGTGCtgtccgtttcaccccaaaaGCGGCGAAAACTTGGGTCGGGATAGGTCAAAAGCGGACAGAAAACGGGCAAAAGTCCATTTGCGCCCGCGCGCTGGGCCGTCTGGTTCATCCGTTTTACCCCCAAACGAACGCACGCTGACAGGATGGGTTCGCAGGGTGGAGTTGGCCTGACGCTCCAGATTCATCGATGCAATAACTTCGAAGCGACTGCTGCTCCCGCTCGGCCTCGTCTCTTCGAGGAGCTGCGCAAGGCACGCACTATGCGGTGGTAACGCAGCACGTTCGGCAGAGTCGACGTGCGATGGAGCGGCGAGCCCAGCTAGCTACTCCCTTCGTCCGGGTTTATTAGGCCTCTTAGCATCACAAGCATGTCTCTTTTTATAAGGCCTCGCTTTGGAAAGGTGCATGCATGCAACCTTTCATTGGTTGCATTGAAAGCCATTGTTGTTGGTGCCATGACTGAAAAATTAATACACTTCATGCGTGCTTTATCATTGgctgcatgcatgtgagagagtGTATTGGGAGTGGAATGGAAGAATTAATGTGAGCAAATTACTATATGTCTTGGTTTGAGAGAAGTTGTCTTTAGGCCTAGCTAGCCGTAGCCTGTTGCTTGTGAAAACACGAGTGGAAGACAGGTTGATTGGACAAGGCATGGAGGAGGTGAGGTGTgagccaggcaggcagggaggcaGGTGCGTCCAGCAAGTGATTCTACTGCTCTTGGGCAGGAGTAGTAGTAGTGAATGCTGCGCCTGGCAAAGTGGCAAGTGCAAGTGCAAAGCCCGCGGGACATTGGGTTGCTACCGCATCTATGCACGGTAATTCAATTCGAAGGCCGGGCTCGTCTACTACACCGGCGCGTATGACGTCTATATAAAACACGAGTGCTCCATCAGTCCTTCCACCTCCACTCCTCCTCCCACTTCCATCAAAGTGAGCTAGCTAGCAACCCTGTCCGAGCCACCCGGCCGAGCGTGTTCAGGAGGCGATGGCGGGGAGGCAGCCGGACCATGAAGACCAACAGCGGTTGGCGGGCAACAAGCGGGGCGCCCTAATAGTAGCGATGAGGGAGACGGCAGCGATGAGTCCCATGGATGGCCTAGGTAAGCAACGTTTTCCCTTTTTGCATGCATTTTCCTGTGCATAAATAGCTCACGTAGTAACCATGTTGAGTGGTATAGCATATCTTGATGGCCTACTCAACGCCTTGGCCACCGCCGACGAAGGCAAGGCCGAGGCCACTCTGGGCTACAAGGAGGCATTTGAGGTGCAGAAGAGGCTACTGGAGTGTCAGGACGAGGCGAGGGCCCTGCAGGAGAAGGCGGAGGACTGCCTGGTTAGGATGAAGCTCGCAGCCAAGACGGCGGAGGAGGCATGGAACGAGGGGAAACATCTGGAAGGCTTCGAGGCCGCCTACCTCGCCATGAAGGTGGCACGGGAGAAGGAGGGGCTTCTGAAAGAGCGTGAGATCCTCACCAAGAAGCTTGAGCTTGCCCGGTTGGACAGAGAGTTGGTTCTCGGCATGAATGTGCGGTAACTCTGCTGTTGGCCTGTGTGCCTGGGTAATTTGTGCGCCATATGTCTATTGATAGGCTTTTCTGGTTGATGATAATGCCTCGGACTTGCTCTTTCTATTTCCCTTTTCATGTATCTCTTGCTGTCTGAATATTGTATTTTCGTAATCCAACTAATGAAAAGAGGGAAGCCCGGTGCCAAAGAAAAATGAGCGTAGGTCAGCCGTAAGCCGCAGGCCCGGTCCTGGATAACAAAATGGGCCCTAAACCCACATACTTTTTTTTCTATTTCAAATGCAAGTGAATACTCATGACACTAGAACTTATGTTGCCTTGTCATGTCGACTATTTAGAAAAACTGGGGTCATAATCATTCACATAAAATTTGGTCGCTCTTGTTAATCAATAGTTGTATATTTTTTCCATTAGGTGAATTAACCTTCGGTGCCAACTAATATTTTTATCATCCTATAACTTTTCGCTAGGTTGTTATTCAACAGTAACTAACTAAAGCTAATTCCTCAAAAACCCTAGCAGAAGTACTTACTTTATTTGCGGGGAATTAGTAGATGTACTTTTCTGGCACTCAATAAACTCATTTGCATGTTCTCTTTTTTCTTCTCATTGTTAGATGATATTTTCCAGATAAAATCTTGCTAAATTAATAGAATTCTTGCTACTAGTTAGGACACAAACATACAATACAAGAAATTAAGAACACTGCCGATTGAATACTATATAAATAGTAAGAAAGAGGCATGGAGCGATGTACCTGGATGGCTAGAAATTAAAAATTGCAAGCTTTTGCTTCTGCTTGCTAGTCACGAACAGAAGCCCCAGTTTCCATTTTCTATTCCCAAACAATACAAGAAATTAGAGTGTGAGAGAGATATGTACGAGGATTAACTTCACGAACCGAGCAATCTGACATGACTAAAAAGAGGAGATTTGCGTTGAAGAGGAGGTTAATGGAATCTTCGAAAATCACAAGTAGATGACGCAGGCGACCTTGGCAATAGCATCGCTGTTTCGTTCCAGAGATGAAGTAGAAAGACGAGAAGACCACGCGCGTGCGGTAAGGCCGGAATTAATCGATCTGTTATAGTTCTTTCCCTTTTTGAGAATCAGTCAATCTGTTACATGGAAAAGACTTATTTCCTAAACATCACGCATGCAAAAAATCAGTCGATATGTAACATACAAAATAATCCATGACCTTTTTAAGAATCAGTCAATCTGTTAACATGGGAAAGAATTCTTTCCTAAAAATCACAAGTGTTTCCTAAATATCCCAACGTAAGGGAACAAAGTGATTAGTCAtcgggggcccggggcggccgccccctCTGCCCCCCCTCAGGGCCGGCCCTGGTAAGCCGCTAGAAATGCATGTCTGTTCCGAGAGAGATTCAGTTAGCATCACTACTATAGCTACCACTCCCTTCATTCCTACATATAAGATGTTTTAGCTTTTCTCTATTTTCTCAGATTCACATACATCTATAAGCGTTTTAGTGTGTATGCTCACTCATTTTAGTTTGTTTATAGTCCACGTTGCAATGTCTCAACCATGTTATAGTTAGTCCCCCAACCCGGGGCGACTTTCCCATATTCCGAATTCAAGGGTTAGAAATAGCCAATTTCTATTCCAAAGAGGAAGTTCTACTAATTTTTTTAATTAGTAACTTGATTCACCTACTCTTTATTATAATAAAAAGAACATTTCAGAATGAAAAATAGAAAAGTTTTTTCTTGATCATTTATCAACCCTTTCAACCATGTTATagttagaaacggagggagtagacaTTTGATGGGTCTCTGTGTATTCGGCTGGAAACTTGGCTTCACTCCTTGCATGTTAATTATCACTTGGTTTTTAGTGCAACCGATGGACGGCATGTAGCAGTCtgctttttattttttttaaagagGGCCCTCCGATTGTCATTATCAGAAATCACGTGTCTTTGTTACAAAGCTAAAAGCAACAAACTGAGTCGACAAGAGCAAATGAAGGACGGGCTCCATGGTGAACTATTAAAAAAAAATACATATTTCGACATCacacaaaaaaacatttttttacatACACAAATACATATATAAAACTTTCAGGAAACTTGCCATGCAAAaagaacgttcaggaattttttTCATAATAATATACTTTCATACGTGATTTATACAAAAAAACAAATACATACATGAAAATGGGCTCTCTTTTTTGTTGTTGGGCCCGGATTTTTTTGTGCAGCTTGCACATCATAATATTTTTTGAACGAAATTTTACAGATACATCATGAATATGTATAAGCTTTCACAAAATTCTTTGGGATTTTTTCAAAACTTAAAAATACCATCTTTGAAATAAAATCCACAATGTACCCATCCATTGAAACTTCGCACTCCAAACTGACAAGACGAcgctaagagcaactctagcagaccccgcaaaaatacgacccgcaaaacgcgtttgcgGGTTCACGAAGATCGCTTTTGCGGGTCAAAAACATACGCGGCCGAGCAGAATCCGTATCTAAACCTGCATAATTTGAAAAAATACTTTCGCGGGAGAAATTGCACAAACATAGTTCATCACATACTACATTGTTCAGCGCATACTACATAGTTCATCACAAACTACAAGCATAGTTATACTACATACTACGTTAAACTAGTACTAGGGGGTCCGATCTGACGGCGGCGAGGTCGCGGCAACTGGCGGACGACGCCGTGGAGGAGCCGGACGCTCAATCCTCCCCGCCGGAGCTGCAGAGATCGACGTACTTCTCCGCCTGCTCCGCGCGGATGCCGCGCCACTCGTCAGCCTTCTCGTTGTCGGCGACCGCTTGCCGCCACTCGAGGGCTTCGAGCTCCTCGGCGTGGcgccggcgctcctcctcctcgcgcacgctctgctcggcgatggcggcggcgacggcgtcgaacTCCGCGACGTAGTCCTCGGGCCCGACGACTCCGCGGCGGCCGAGCGGAGCGGGCTCCTCCTTCACCGGCCGAGCGAACGACGCCGGCGgctccggctcctcctcctcgtccgaccACTCCCTCTTCACGGGGAGGAAGcccgcggcggaggaggaggaggatccgGCGTACGAAGAACGCACGGAGGAGAACGACGCGCCCCGGCGGTCGTACTCCACCGTCTCGTGGCGGTCGAAGCTCGCCGGCAGCGAAAGCCCGCGGTTGGTCCACTTCCTCGCGCCGCGCTTCCTCGCGCCGTCGGACCAGACGCACCGCTCGCGCTCCGGGTCCCTCTCACGGCCGGATCTGCTGCCGGAGTCGCGTCCGGAGCTCCACATTCGCCCCCACATGGCGGCTGGAGGCGGGGCGGAGGGTCGCCGACGGCGAGAAATTGGGAGAGGAGAAAGGGGAATCGGGTGGCTCGCGGCGGTggggggtgctacctcttgagcactgcgttggttttcccttgaagagaaaagggtgatgcagtaaagcagcataagtatttccctcagtttttgagagcaaaggtatcaatccagtaggaggccacgcacgagtccctcgcacctacacaaacaaataaaaacctcgcaaccaacgcaataaaggggttgtcaatcccttcacggtcacttacgaaagtgagatctgatagatatgataagataatattattggtatttttataataaagatgcaaagtaaaataaaaggcaataaaaatagcaaagtgttggaatattaatatgatggaaaatagaccccggggccataggtttcactagtggcttctatcgagagcataagtattacggtgggtgaacaaattactgttgagcaattgatagaattgagcatagttatgagaatatctaggtatgatcatgtatataggcatcacgtccgagacaagtagaccgactccttcctgcatctactactattactccacacatcgaccgctatccagcatgcatctagagtattaagttcataagaacagagtaacgctttaagcaagatgacatgatgtagagggataaactcatgcaatatgatataaaccccatcttgttatcctcgatggcaacaatacaatacgtgccttgctgcccctgctgtcactgggaaaggacactgcaagattgaacccaaagctaagcacttctcccaatgcaagaaagatcaatctagtaggccaaaccaaactgataattcgaagagacttgcaaagataaccaatcatacataaaagaattcagagaatattcaaatattgttcatagataaacttgatcataaacccacaattcatcggtctccacaaacacaccgcaaaagaagattacatcgaatagatctccacgagaatcgtggagaactttgtattgagatccaaagagagagaagaagccatctagctaataactatggacccgaaggtctgaggtaaactactcacacatcat
This sequence is a window from Aegilops tauschii subsp. strangulata cultivar AL8/78 chromosome 7, Aet v6.0, whole genome shotgun sequence. Protein-coding genes within it:
- the LOC120968371 gene encoding uncharacterized protein, with product MAGRQPDHEDQQRLAGNKRGALIVAMRETAAMSPMDGLAYLDGLLNALATADEGKAEATLGYKEAFEVQKRLLECQDEARALQEKAEDCLVRMKLAAKTAEEAWNEGKHLEGFEAAYLAMKVAREKEGLLKEREILTKKLELARLDRELVLGMNVR